Proteins from a single region of Hordeum vulgare subsp. vulgare chromosome 6H, MorexV3_pseudomolecules_assembly, whole genome shotgun sequence:
- the LOC123404045 gene encoding uncharacterized protein LOC123404045: MAKGAAGGGAVKTALVVTGGLVLAWLTVESAFKPFLDRLRASVSRSTDPARDPDEDTAAPAPAPEEDKSPAVAAAVASAVAEEKEPTVAAADPSAPPLPAEAVESEEKGAAMEAELGEKGEAASKAE, encoded by the coding sequence ATGGCcaaaggagcagccggaggaggcgCCGTGAAGACGGCCCTGGTCGTCACCGGCGGCCTCGTCCTCGCCTGGCTCACCGTCGAGTCCGCCTTCAAGcccttcctcgaccgcctccgcgCCTCCGTCTCCCGCTCCACCGACCCCGCCCGCGACCCCGACGAGGAcaccgccgcccccgcccccgcccccgaggAGGACAAgtcgcctgccgtcgccgccgctGTCGCCTCCGCCGTCGCCGAGGAGAAGGAGCCCACCGTCGCCGCGGCCGACCCGTCCGCGCCCCCGCTCCCGGCCGAGGCGGTGGAGAGCGAGGAGAAGGGAGCGGCCATGGAGGCCGAACTGGGAGAGAAGGGGGAGGCTGCCTCCAAGGCCGAGTGA